In bacterium, the DNA window CCCAGGGCCATTTTTTGGCTTCGGACCGGCTCCACCCGACTTCCACCGCCACCAGCGTTAGGACCAAGGAAGGCAAGCGCTTGGTCACCGACGGGCCTTTCGCCGAAACCCGGGAGCAGCTCGGCGGTTATTGCCTGATCGAGGCCAAGGACCTCGACGAGGCCATCGAGATCGCCTCCCAAGTGCCTCCGGGCCGGCTCGGCACCATCGAGGTCCGACCGGTCATGGAAATCAACTATTAAAGGAGCCGTCATGCTGAAGAAAACACTGCTCGGCCTCGCCGTGATCTTGGCCCTCTTCGTCATCATCGTCGCCACCCGCCCCGCCACCTTCCAGGTGACCCGGAGCATCAGCGTCGCGGCGCCGCCCGAGGCGGTCTTCGCCCAAGTGAACGATTTACACCGCTGGGCGGTTTGGAATCCTTGGGGCAAGCTCGACCCCGCGATGAAGGTCGGCTACGAGGGTCCGGC includes these proteins:
- a CDS encoding YciI family protein, yielding MKYMLLIYFDEQALAPEQETQIMADCTRFTDQLKAQGHFLASDRLHPTSTATSVRTKEGKRLVTDGPFAETREQLGGYCLIEAKDLDEAIEIASQVPPGRLGTIEVRPVMEINY